A stretch of Physeter macrocephalus isolate SW-GA chromosome 8, ASM283717v5, whole genome shotgun sequence DNA encodes these proteins:
- the LOC102983813 gene encoding 40S ribosomal protein SA-like, producing the protein MSGVLDVLQMKEEDVLKFPAAGTHLGGTNLDFQMEQYIYKRKSDGIYIINPKRTWEKLLLAACAIAAIENPADVSVISSRNTGQRAVLKFAAATGATPIAGRFTPGTFANQVQAAFREPRLLVVTDPRADHQPLPEASYVNLPTIALCNTDSPLRYVDIAIPCNNKGAHSAGLMWWTLARGVLRVRGTISREHPWEVMPDVCFYRDPEEIEKDEQAAAEKAVAKEESQGEWTVPAPEFPAPQPEVADGSEGVQVPSVPVQQLPAEDWSAQPATEDWSAAPTARAAQWVGTTTEWS; encoded by the coding sequence ATGTCCGGAGTCCTTGATGTCCTGCAAATGAAGGAGGAGGATGTCCTCAAATTCCCTGCAGCAGGAACCCACTTAGGTGGCACCAACCTTGACTTCCAAATGGAACAGTACATCTACAAAAGGAAAAGTGATGGCATCTACATCATAAATCCGAAGAGGACCTGGGAGAAGCTTCTGTTGGCAGCTTGTGCCATTGCTGCCATTGAAAACCCAGCTGATGTCAGCGTCATATCCTCCAGGAATACTGGCCAGCGAGCCGTGCTGAAGTTTGCTGCTGCCACCGGAGCCACTCCTATTGCTGGCCGCTTCACTCCAGGAACCTTCGCTAACCAGGTCCAGGCAGCCTTCCGGGAGCCAAGACTTCTGGTGGTTACTGATCCCAGGGCTGACCACCAGCCTCTCCCAGAGGCCTCCTACGTTAACCTGCCTACCATTGCTCTGTGTAACACAGACTCTCCTCTGCGGTATGTGGACATCGCCATCCCATGCAACAACAAGGGAGCTCACTCAGCGGGTCTGATGTGGTGGACGCTTGCCCGGGGAGTTCTGCGCGTGCGTGGCACCATCTCCCGCGAACACCCATGGGAGGTCATGCCTGATGTCTGCTTCTACAGAGATCCTGAAGAGATTGAAAAGGACGAGCAGGCGGCAGCTGAGAAGGCTGTGGCCAAGGAGGAATCTCAGGGTGAATGGACCGTTCCAGCTCCTGAGTTCCCTGCTCCTCAGCCGGAGGTGGCGGACGGGTCCGAAGGTGTGCAGGTGCCCTCCGTGCCTGTTCAGCAGCTCCCCGCTGAAGACTGGAGTGCACAGCCCGCCACTGAAGACTGGTCTGCAGCTCCAACTGCTCGGGCCGCTCAGTGGGTAGGAACAACCACTGAGTGGTCTTAA